One window of Macrococcus sp. 19Msa1099 genomic DNA carries:
- the walK gene encoding cell wall metabolism sensor histidine kinase WalK — protein MKAIFKKLQSLHIKLVVIYVLLIIIGMQIIGLYFTNNLEKELTKNFKTNINQQIKSINYDIRTVYNENKSSPNKIQKEVQKVVDEYALRTEIDTIRFINDSEVILATSNDTTKENINQKINDKQIQNSLSLGKTNDRIKLRDDPNGKVRVWVKNFPIKDDNKILGVIHIEESIEPVYAQLMKINSIFIIGTGLSLLITIILGFFIAKTITKPIADMRNQALEMSKGNYTNRVKVYGNDEIGELALTFNNLSKRVQEAQANTESEKRRLDSVITHMSDGVIATDRRGRVRIVNEMALKMLDMNKDDVEGRHVLDILAIEAHYSLDELQDIAGGIIIDINEKERLIVRASFSTIIQDTGFITGYIAVLHDVTEQHHVENERREFVANVSHELRTPLTSMRSYIEALEEGAWKDENLAPQFLSVTREETDRMIRLVNDLLQLSKMDNTDDNLNKELIDFNMFIHKIIDRFEMSEGKNATFIRDIPKNGIFVEIDPDKMTQVFDNVITNALKYSKGRKKVEFHVKQNTLFNRMTIQIKDNGIGIPLNKVDKIFDRFFRVDKARTRKMGGTGLGLAISKEIIEAHNGRIWANSKEGYGTSVYITLPCEVLDDGEWDV, from the coding sequence ATGAAAGCGATTTTTAAAAAACTTCAGTCGTTACATATAAAGCTCGTTGTTATTTACGTCTTATTAATTATTATTGGGATGCAAATTATCGGACTTTATTTTACAAATAATCTCGAAAAAGAGCTTACAAAGAATTTTAAAACAAATATTAATCAGCAAATAAAGTCTATCAACTATGATATTAGGACTGTATATAACGAAAATAAATCTTCACCAAATAAAATACAAAAAGAAGTCCAGAAAGTTGTAGATGAATATGCATTAAGAACAGAGATAGATACCATTCGTTTTATTAATGATTCCGAAGTTATCCTTGCGACAAGTAACGATACAACTAAAGAAAATATTAACCAGAAGATCAATGATAAACAGATACAAAATTCTTTATCACTTGGGAAAACGAATGATCGTATTAAGCTGCGTGATGATCCTAACGGTAAGGTGAGGGTCTGGGTAAAGAATTTTCCAATTAAAGATGACAATAAAATCCTTGGTGTTATTCATATTGAAGAATCTATTGAGCCGGTGTATGCGCAGTTGATGAAAATCAATAGCATCTTTATTATCGGTACAGGTCTGTCATTGTTAATTACAATTATTCTTGGGTTCTTTATCGCAAAAACTATTACTAAACCTATTGCAGATATGCGTAATCAAGCGCTAGAGATGTCTAAGGGGAACTACACAAATCGTGTTAAAGTATACGGTAACGATGAAATTGGTGAGCTCGCACTAACTTTTAATAACTTATCTAAGCGTGTGCAAGAAGCGCAGGCGAATACAGAGAGTGAAAAGCGTAGACTTGATTCAGTAATCACGCACATGTCAGATGGGGTTATTGCGACAGATAGACGTGGTCGTGTACGTATTGTTAATGAAATGGCACTAAAGATGCTTGATATGAATAAAGATGATGTAGAAGGACGTCATGTTCTAGACATCCTTGCAATCGAAGCGCATTATTCATTGGATGAACTGCAGGATATTGCAGGTGGTATTATCATCGATATTAATGAAAAAGAAAGGCTTATTGTAAGAGCATCGTTTAGTACCATTATTCAAGATACAGGGTTTATTACGGGTTATATCGCAGTGCTGCATGATGTTACCGAACAACATCACGTTGAGAATGAACGACGTGAGTTCGTTGCGAATGTTTCACATGAATTACGTACACCACTAACAAGTATGCGTAGTTATATTGAAGCATTGGAAGAGGGCGCCTGGAAAGATGAGAATTTAGCACCGCAATTCTTAAGTGTGACGAGAGAAGAAACGGATCGTATGATTCGATTAGTTAATGATCTGCTCCAATTATCTAAGATGGATAATACAGATGATAATTTAAATAAAGAGTTGATTGATTTTAATATGTTTATTCACAAAATTATCGATCGCTTTGAGATGTCAGAAGGAAAGAATGCGACATTCATACGTGATATCCCTAAAAATGGTATATTTGTTGAAATAGATCCAGATAAGATGACGCAAGTATTTGATAATGTAATTACGAATGCATTGAAGTACTCTAAAGGAAGAAAGAAAGTTGAATTCCACGTGAAACAAAATACGTTATTCAATCGTATGACAATACAAATTAAAGATAATGGTATCGGTATTCCTTTGAATAAAGTAGATAAAATCTTTGATCGTTTCTTCCGTGTAGATAAAGCACGAACACGTAAAATGGGCGGCACTGGATTAGGTCTCGCAATTAGTAAGGAAATTATCGAAGCCCATAATGGGAGAATCTGGGCTAATAGTAAGGAAGGGTACGGCACTTCGGTGTATATAACGTTACCTTGTGAAGTGCTAGATGACGGTGAATGGGATGTATAA
- the yycF gene encoding response regulator YycF has translation MSRKIVVVDDEKPIADILEFNLKKEGYEVHVAYDGDDAVELIYDIQPDIVLLDIMLPGRDGMEVCREVRKKYDMPIIMLTAKDSEIDKVLGLELGADDYVTKPFSTRELIARVKANLRRHYSQTQSEEKEESTNIVIKDIVVYPEAYSIKKRGIDIELTHREFELFHYLAKHIGQVMTREHLLQTVWGYDYFGDVRTVDVTIRRLREKIEDDASHPEYIVTRRGVGYFLQTQE, from the coding sequence ATGTCGAGAAAAATCGTAGTTGTAGATGATGAAAAACCGATTGCAGATATATTAGAATTTAACTTAAAAAAAGAGGGTTATGAAGTTCATGTCGCTTATGATGGCGATGATGCAGTGGAACTAATCTATGATATTCAACCAGATATCGTATTGCTAGATATTATGCTTCCAGGTCGTGATGGTATGGAAGTCTGTCGTGAAGTGCGTAAGAAATACGATATGCCGATTATTATGCTGACAGCTAAAGATTCTGAGATTGATAAAGTGTTAGGCCTGGAACTTGGTGCTGATGATTATGTGACAAAGCCATTCTCTACACGTGAACTGATTGCGCGGGTTAAAGCCAATTTACGTCGTCATTACTCACAAACACAATCTGAAGAGAAGGAAGAATCCACAAATATTGTCATTAAAGATATTGTAGTCTACCCTGAAGCTTATTCAATAAAGAAACGTGGTATAGATATCGAACTGACACACCGTGAATTTGAACTTTTTCATTATTTAGCAAAGCATATCGGGCAGGTCATGACACGTGAACATTTACTGCAGACAGTATGGGGCTATGATTATTTTGGTGATGTAAGAACTGTAGATGTTACAATTAGACGTCTAAGAGAAAAGATTGAAGATGATGCAAGTCATCCAGAATATATTGTGACACGCCGTGGTGTAGGATATTTCTTGCAGACGCAGGAGTAA